One genomic window of Coraliomargarita sinensis includes the following:
- a CDS encoding PstS family phosphate ABC transporter substrate-binding protein, which yields MNTRISIILFTLFCTAASHAEEIRMAASDLLAEFISPELTTFAKENKLDLKFEGMGSLPTLDRLRSDEIDLAIIAIPEGEEIPRDEFSVYPFAYDTAVIAVNNSNPMDEISIPRLGGIFGTNEELNFNTWGELGLAGWGSRNIKPLAGPAEGSISLELFRYSVFSGSAMKPSVAVLRSTEIENALAGNIASIGILSSLPESNNVKVLMVSEGDGPDNPAYGPTPENIHRGDYPIRLAFYIAFNPRDESKVEPLVRVLLEDKVAEVLNKNDLFALPDTVRSQFLLDLNLQQ from the coding sequence ATGAACACACGTATTAGCATTATTCTGTTTACTCTTTTCTGTACTGCCGCATCGCACGCGGAAGAAATCCGCATGGCGGCTTCCGACTTGCTGGCCGAATTTATTTCTCCCGAGCTAACGACCTTTGCAAAAGAGAACAAGCTGGACCTTAAGTTCGAGGGGATGGGGAGCCTTCCGACACTGGACCGCTTGAGGTCGGATGAAATCGATCTTGCCATCATCGCGATTCCCGAGGGTGAAGAAATTCCCCGCGACGAATTCAGCGTTTATCCATTTGCCTATGATACGGCGGTCATAGCCGTGAATAACAGCAATCCCATGGATGAAATAAGTATCCCAAGACTGGGGGGGATCTTCGGGACGAACGAGGAGCTTAATTTCAACACTTGGGGCGAACTCGGTCTGGCGGGCTGGGGCAGTCGTAATATCAAGCCGCTAGCCGGTCCCGCCGAGGGAAGTATCTCACTTGAGCTCTTTCGCTATTCCGTCTTTTCCGGCAGTGCGATGAAGCCAAGCGTAGCTGTCTTGCGGAGCACGGAAATCGAAAACGCACTGGCCGGTAACATTGCTTCGATCGGGATACTCTCCTCGCTGCCCGAAAGCAACAATGTCAAAGTATTGATGGTCTCCGAGGGAGATGGCCCCGATAACCCGGCCTACGGTCCCACGCCGGAGAATATTCACCGTGGTGATTACCCGATACGCCTGGCTTTCTATATCGCATTCAACCCGCGCGACGAATCGAAAGTTGAGCCATTGGTGCGCGTCTTACTTGAAGACAAGGTAGCGGAGGTTCTGAATAAAAACGATCTTTTTGCCCTTCCGGATACCGTGCGAAGCCAGTTTCTGCTCGATCTGAATCTCCAGCAGTAG
- a CDS encoding superoxide dismutase — translation MAHELPKLDYAYDALEPHIDARTMEIHHTKHHNTYITKLNGAIEGTDMESKSICELIADIPSLPADKQTAVRNNGGGHANHTFFWKILSPNGGGAPTGDLAAAIDAELGGFDAFKEAFANAGATRFGSGWAWLVVKPDGKLAVTSTPNQDSPCMKGIAEVEGTPVIGLDVWEHAYYLNYQNARPKYIDAFWNIVDWNAAEENYQKAKA, via the coding sequence ATGGCACACGAATTACCAAAACTAGATTACGCTTATGACGCGCTCGAACCACACATTGATGCGCGCACGATGGAGATCCACCATACCAAGCATCACAACACCTACATCACCAAGTTGAACGGTGCGATTGAAGGCACAGATATGGAAAGCAAGTCCATTTGTGAATTGATCGCCGACATCCCTTCACTGCCTGCCGACAAGCAAACTGCCGTCCGTAACAACGGCGGCGGCCATGCCAACCACACCTTCTTCTGGAAGATTCTCAGCCCGAACGGAGGTGGCGCGCCCACTGGCGATCTGGCAGCTGCGATTGATGCCGAGCTGGGCGGATTTGACGCCTTCAAGGAAGCCTTCGCCAATGCAGGCGCCACTCGCTTCGGTTCCGGTTGGGCATGGCTCGTGGTCAAGCCGGACGGCAAGCTCGCAGTCACATCGACCCCGAATCAGGATAGCCCCTGCATGAAGGGAATCGCTGAAGTTGAGGGCACACCGGTCATCGGTCTCGATGTTTGGGAACACGCCTATTATCTGAACTACCAGAACGCGCGTCCGAAATACATCGACGCTTTCTGGAACATCGTCGACTGGAACGCCGCCGAGGAAAACTACCAGAAAGCTAAAGCGTAA
- a CDS encoding nucleoside deaminase, whose translation MNCPFEKIYPSELVRDAVYFMTHAYNEAINAWNKDEVPIGAVIEHKGQIIGSAHNLSRSTNDPTAHAEILAISQAANSLGDWRLNDCALYVTKEPCPMCSGALVIARIGKVFYGLPDEKMGCVGGAVDLGALPRSNHHFESTGGVLEELNHGLLKAFFEEKRRLNAEKKAAELPES comes from the coding sequence ATGAACTGCCCGTTTGAAAAAATCTATCCCTCGGAACTGGTACGCGATGCGGTCTATTTCATGACACATGCCTACAACGAAGCAATCAACGCCTGGAACAAGGACGAGGTGCCTATCGGGGCGGTTATTGAACACAAAGGGCAGATCATTGGCAGCGCTCACAATTTGTCACGATCCACGAACGATCCGACGGCTCACGCCGAGATCCTCGCCATCTCACAGGCCGCCAACAGCCTCGGCGACTGGCGGCTGAACGATTGCGCGCTCTACGTCACCAAAGAGCCCTGCCCGATGTGTTCGGGCGCGCTCGTCATCGCCCGCATCGGAAAAGTCTTCTACGGTTTACCCGACGAAAAAATGGGCTGCGTCGGCGGTGCGGTCGACCTCGGAGCCCTCCCCCGCAGCAACCACCACTTTGAATCCACGGGCGGCGTCCTGGAGGAGCTCAACCACGGTCTGCTAAAAGCATTCTTTGAAGAGAAGCGGCGACTCAACGCAGAGAAAAAGGCCGCTGAATTACCGGAGAGCTAG
- the infA gene encoding translation initiation factor IF-1 — protein MAKAQSEEYVEVEGKIVAVLPGTMFRVELANGHRVLAHISGKLRKHFIKITVGDTVKMEMSPYDLEKARIVYRLRNAAVQRNAPIRSYGPKKR, from the coding sequence ATGGCAAAAGCACAAAGCGAAGAATACGTCGAAGTCGAAGGTAAGATCGTGGCAGTTCTACCGGGCACCATGTTCCGTGTCGAACTGGCAAACGGTCACAGGGTGCTGGCCCATATCTCCGGCAAGCTTCGCAAGCACTTCATCAAGATTACGGTAGGGGATACCGTGAAGATGGAAATGAGCCCATACGATTTGGAAAAGGCACGTATCGTATATCGTTTGCGCAATGCGGCCGTGCAGCGCAACGCGCCGATTCGCAGCTACGGCCCGAAAAAGCGATAA
- the cysK gene encoding cysteine synthase A: protein MSKLFASIVDTVGNTPLVKVNRTAADVGADIYLKCEFFNPLASVKDRIGRAMIEAAEREGKLSADSIVIEPTSGNTGIALAFVCAAKGYKLILTMPETMSVERRVLLRMLGAEIVLTPGPKGMPGAIARAGELVEEYGEKAFMPQQFENPANPEIHRQTTAEEIWAATDGKIDAFVAGVGTGGTITGVSEVIKSRKELYSVAVEPEASPVISGGDPGPHKIQGIGAGFIPKNCNIDVIDDVIKVSNEDAFATARSLAEKDGILGGISTGANVWAAMQLAQRPEMSGKTIVTVGCSFGERYLSTPLAEKAREEMLAATAG, encoded by the coding sequence ATGAGCAAACTATTCGCTTCTATTGTCGATACCGTAGGCAACACGCCACTTGTTAAAGTGAACCGCACGGCTGCTGATGTCGGCGCCGATATCTACCTGAAGTGCGAGTTCTTCAATCCACTCGCCAGCGTCAAGGACCGTATTGGCCGCGCCATGATTGAAGCGGCCGAGCGCGAGGGCAAGCTCAGTGCCGACAGCATTGTTATCGAGCCGACTTCGGGAAATACCGGTATTGCGCTTGCCTTTGTTTGTGCCGCCAAAGGTTACAAGTTGATTTTAACCATGCCGGAAACCATGTCGGTGGAACGCCGCGTGCTGCTTCGTATGCTGGGAGCTGAGATTGTGCTCACACCCGGGCCCAAGGGCATGCCCGGCGCGATCGCCCGAGCGGGCGAACTGGTCGAAGAATACGGCGAAAAGGCCTTCATGCCACAGCAATTTGAAAACCCGGCCAACCCCGAGATACACCGCCAGACGACAGCGGAGGAAATTTGGGCGGCGACGGATGGTAAAATCGATGCCTTCGTGGCTGGCGTCGGCACGGGTGGTACCATCACCGGCGTATCCGAGGTGATCAAATCACGCAAAGAACTTTACTCCGTCGCGGTCGAGCCCGAGGCCAGCCCTGTTATCTCCGGCGGTGATCCCGGTCCCCACAAGATTCAGGGGATCGGTGCCGGGTTTATCCCGAAAAACTGCAACATCGATGTGATTGATGACGTGATCAAAGTGTCCAATGAGGATGCATTTGCCACGGCCCGGTCGCTTGCGGAAAAGGACGGAATTCTTGGTGGTATCTCAACCGGAGCCAACGTCTGGGCCGCCATGCAACTGGCTCAGCGCCCCGAAATGTCCGGGAAGACGATTGTTACCGTGGGATGCAGCTTCGGTGAACGCTATCTCAGCACGCCTCTGGCTGAAAAGGCCCGGGAGGAGATGTTGGCGGCGACAGCCGGCTAA
- the proC gene encoding pyrroline-5-carboxylate reductase, translating to MSIKIVFIGAGRMASAIVQGLLEKEHYTPEEIACTCGDDPTGPALAEATGIHYHPDITQAICEAEAVVLACKPQQFNAIDPQLADAAGGKLILSILAGTTLARLGEKFSKARNLVRTMPNTPGQIGAGVTAYSPLRELSEKDSSIVEKTLSSLGNFHEVEEEDIDAVTAVSGSGPAYVFEFAAALRDAGVNAGLPPELAESLSVDTLLGAAMLLAESEASAESLRDAVTSPGGTTAAALKVLEEADFRALINDAVAAAKARSIELAGE from the coding sequence ATGAGTATTAAAATTGTCTTCATCGGAGCGGGCCGAATGGCCTCCGCCATCGTCCAAGGCCTGCTCGAAAAAGAACACTACACCCCCGAAGAAATCGCATGCACCTGTGGTGACGACCCGACTGGCCCCGCCCTCGCGGAAGCCACCGGCATACACTACCACCCCGACATCACGCAGGCAATCTGCGAGGCAGAAGCGGTCGTGCTCGCCTGCAAGCCGCAGCAGTTCAATGCAATCGACCCGCAGCTCGCCGACGCTGCGGGAGGCAAACTCATCCTTTCCATCCTCGCTGGCACGACTCTCGCGCGACTTGGCGAAAAGTTTTCCAAAGCGCGCAATCTCGTGCGCACCATGCCGAACACGCCGGGTCAGATCGGTGCCGGCGTGACGGCCTACAGCCCCCTGCGCGAGCTCTCGGAAAAAGACAGCAGCATCGTGGAAAAAACCCTCAGCTCCCTGGGCAACTTCCACGAGGTCGAGGAAGAAGATATCGACGCCGTCACCGCGGTCAGTGGCAGCGGTCCCGCCTACGTTTTTGAGTTTGCCGCGGCTTTGCGGGATGCCGGCGTCAATGCCGGTCTGCCGCCTGAGCTGGCTGAGTCCCTTAGTGTGGATACTTTGCTCGGTGCCGCCATGTTGCTCGCCGAAAGTGAAGCGTCCGCAGAGAGTCTGCGCGATGCTGTCACTTCGCCCGGGGGCACCACCGCCGCCGCCTTGAAAGTACTGGAAGAGGCCGATTTTCGTGCGCTTATCAATGACGCCGTCGCCGCCGCCAAAGCCCGCTCCATCGAACTGGCCGGAGAATAA
- a CDS encoding ATP-binding response regulator produces the protein MSTKHKPKILVVDDQPINIKLLQRKLERQGMDVSVAYSGRECLDIVKEVEPELILLDIMMPEIDGIETCQQLKADPETETIPIIFITAKASKEGKLEGLDAGAVDYITKPIDLDETLARVRTQLRLQEMFRENIELQERLGDARKAAAVGAITQGIAHNLNNLLGVVVGYLDLIKNGYDSPDMVKRSVGLMDHAINRMVNIIRQLGTIANNERIELTTLPVTELLDSSIERLNAEYEIDAKIDIETDFAENPTISANAETFEIVLGKLLINAWESYKKDTPDEERKITLKARIAREKGPAMLELQVIDAGEGIAPEVTDTLFEPFITTKTSVGRGMGLTIARHTARNLEGDVQIKPNPNGGAIATLTHPI, from the coding sequence TTGAGCACCAAACACAAACCAAAGATCCTCGTCGTCGACGACCAGCCGATCAACATCAAGCTGCTACAGCGCAAACTAGAGCGCCAGGGCATGGACGTTTCCGTCGCCTACAGCGGCCGCGAATGCCTCGATATCGTCAAGGAAGTCGAGCCCGAGCTCATCCTTCTCGATATTATGATGCCGGAGATCGATGGCATCGAGACCTGCCAGCAGCTCAAAGCAGATCCGGAGACCGAAACCATCCCTATTATTTTCATCACTGCCAAAGCATCCAAAGAAGGAAAGCTCGAAGGCCTCGATGCCGGTGCGGTCGACTACATCACCAAGCCGATCGATCTGGACGAAACGCTCGCCCGCGTCCGCACTCAACTGCGTCTTCAGGAAATGTTCCGCGAGAATATTGAGCTGCAGGAACGACTCGGTGATGCCCGAAAAGCCGCTGCGGTTGGCGCCATCACCCAAGGGATTGCCCACAACCTGAACAACCTTCTCGGTGTGGTCGTCGGCTATCTCGACCTGATCAAGAACGGCTACGACAGCCCCGACATGGTCAAACGCAGCGTCGGGCTCATGGATCATGCCATCAACCGCATGGTTAATATTATCCGTCAACTCGGCACCATCGCCAATAACGAGCGCATTGAGCTGACCACGCTTCCCGTGACCGAACTGCTCGACAGCTCCATCGAACGGCTGAATGCCGAGTATGAAATCGATGCCAAAATCGACATCGAGACGGACTTTGCCGAAAACCCCACCATCTCGGCCAACGCCGAAACCTTTGAAATCGTTCTGGGCAAACTCCTGATCAACGCCTGGGAAAGCTACAAAAAGGATACGCCAGACGAAGAGCGAAAGATCACGCTCAAGGCACGAATCGCCCGGGAGAAAGGTCCGGCCATGCTCGAACTCCAGGTAATCGATGCCGGAGAAGGCATTGCCCCCGAGGTGACCGACACACTCTTCGAGCCCTTCATCACGACCAAGACATCCGTGGGCCGCGGCATGGGCCTGACGATTGCCCGGCACACCGCCCGGAACCTGGAAGGCGACGTTCAGATCAAGCCCAACCCGAATGGCGGGGCCATTGCTACGTTGACCCACCCGATCTAA
- a CDS encoding RDD family protein, producing MSQEPDNHEQEPLPPIKPDNVLDSIFSEGGPMPTARFSLRAVALVLDCILMTAVASIIIWKIALPQSHPAAFGELMQWSQEVVTWVEKQEPDTPLPEPSQELARALAVANELQLLLFWIYFAVGEAFFKGSSLGKRICRIRSVSTVNLGPPQFLAGIIRGGLKTVTLFWLFPLAFGATFIALFFNKRRQLGHDLCARTTVVDEKYVNLQPKS from the coding sequence ATGAGCCAGGAACCGGACAATCACGAGCAGGAACCCTTACCGCCGATCAAGCCGGACAACGTCCTGGACTCGATCTTCAGCGAGGGCGGTCCCATGCCGACAGCACGTTTCTCCCTGAGAGCCGTAGCCCTTGTTCTGGACTGCATTCTCATGACCGCCGTGGCCTCTATCATTATCTGGAAGATCGCCCTGCCCCAGTCACATCCCGCAGCTTTCGGTGAATTGATGCAATGGTCGCAGGAAGTTGTGACCTGGGTCGAAAAACAGGAGCCCGATACCCCACTACCGGAACCCAGCCAAGAACTGGCCCGTGCCCTCGCCGTCGCCAACGAGCTGCAGCTGCTTCTCTTCTGGATTTATTTCGCAGTCGGTGAAGCTTTCTTCAAAGGCAGCTCACTGGGAAAACGCATCTGCCGCATTCGCAGCGTCAGCACCGTCAATCTGGGTCCGCCACAATTTCTCGCCGGCATCATCCGCGGCGGATTGAAAACCGTCACGCTATTCTGGCTCTTCCCACTCGCATTCGGCGCCACCTTTATCGCTCTGTTTTTCAATAAACGCCGCCAGCTCGGCCATGACCTTTGTGCCCGAACCACCGTCGTTGACGAAAAATATGTCAATTTGCAGCCGAAATCATAA